The window CCTAGAagcaatcattaaaaaataagaaggatAACTCAAAATATCCATGTTCCATAACTCCATAGGCAAAGCTAACACTGAAGTAATCTCATCAtctattttctgatttttttttttttttattctcaccCTTACAAAGAAACTATTTAAAAGcacagaagcaaaaaaaaaaaaaaaaaaaaagcaatgtcTTATCTAAAAGTACCACTAAAAGAGAAATTTAACTATATTACCAGTTATAGAGCCAGAAAATCTAAGCACATTCCACTAGATGAAATCCAAATAGATAACTCACCTTATATAGTCTGCATCCACtttcgtctttttttttttttttttttcctcttcattaTCTAAATTTATCAAacttgtaaactttttttttaaccgtAAATGTTCATTTCATTTGTGACGAGATACAAGATATAATATTAAGTTAAAATCTCCACATCAATAGCCAAACACTCAAAGATGAAAACTAATATCACCAGCAGATTCTATAAACATCTAAACAGTCCCTTTACTAGGGGAAATCTCATACAAGCATCTACTGCTGCTAATAAAAAAAGACCCtgcaaaaaaaacattttcGAGAAACAAATTCAACGCAGAGAAAAAATATTCCAAACATTCCATTAATCCAGTTTGCAGCATAAACTATTTATGCAggcataaaattcaaaataggTATTAACTTCTGCACAAAAAAACCAATGAATCTTAAATCAACTATAGATCTTTAACCGACTAATCGAGATTCACCACATGTATTCTTCTTCACCATTATATCCTATATAATTGGGTCAATCCACTGTAATGTCGATTTTCATTTACCAACAACGAAAATCAACAATACGGTCGATAAACCCAACCATATAATGAAATTGACATGGAAGAgtgtataaaattttttatcagcACTATCATTATCTCGAGTCGAAACTGAACATAGACACCGCATACCTTCACCGGCTTCTCTTTCTCTACAAACCCACTCAAAATGAACCAcataataaaacaacaaaaacacagaTATTTATACGTGCACATGGTGTACAAGatataaaaggggaaaaataaataaagaaataccGAGCAAAGAATCAGAATCATCGTCTTCGTTGACAATCGATGGCTTCGCTTCTCCTACTTCTACACAGTAAAGTAATCAACATTTACTCTAAGgcatttcaaaaatatttatggaaaaaataagtgaggagagagaaagagaggagtaTCGAGTGAAGGAGAATCGAAATCGGCGATCACTGAGAATTGGGGAATACCGTCGTCGTCTACGAGAGACACAATATTCaataattagggtaaattttgaataatttcttagagagagagagagagagagagagagagagatatgaggGAGTGAGTACCGAAAGAGTGCTTGGAGGAGCGGAGAGGTCTTGGAGAAGACGGTAATGGCGATCGTTGAGGCTCTGTGTTGTCTGCCCCTTCTATCCGCCATTTTTGAAAGCAGAGAAGAGAGGGAAGGAATATAAATAGCAGACTATATGCcttttgaaaatggacttgacTAGCGTTGCTTTTATACTCAAGCTAAAAACTAATAAGCTTGCTAAGAATACTTGTaccttgaaaatattttttgatgcTAAGAATACTTATACCTTTATTAAACTAGTACCTTgataaaatttgagaaagtgaaaaaagtgggagaaaaagaagtttttaaaaaacgGTACATTAAAGCTAAAAACTTATAAGCTTTTCTAGTTTCTatactttaccaaaaaaaactaaaacctaAATGATgtacagtaattttttttatacttcacggaaaaacaaaaaaagatggTGCGTACTCAAAAAAATCTGCtaaatttttcaatcacaaaaatatctAGAAGTGTggtaatatttataattaaaaaaatattttacccaTAAATGCATAAATCTCATCATACTTCtagatatttttgtaattagaaAATGTAGCAATTTCAAATAGtgatgaatgaaaattattaaactttacaaaataaaaaataaaaagtaaaagagtTGCTGAACAAGTactatcttttttgtttttgggtaaagtgtagaaaattaataaatcatttaaaatGATTCGTGtatccaaatttttatttgcaCCTCTTTCCTTtattagttattaattttttttaaaactaattctgatttttttataagagttaTCAACTTACTTCTAAccctaaaagttttaaaaagaaaaacttaaattttccAGATTTAGCAACtacctttaaaataaataaataaaaagtgtacGAAACATTTTTGATgtaatattaaattagtaaCAATCAACAAATAGTAAGTTGATGTGGTAGTAAATTagtaattatcaaaaaatagtaaattgaatCCCACGTAGAATTAAACAAATGATAAATACagttttttttacaaaataaatctttAACAACAATTTCTTAGATAACAATCATTTCATGTGAGACTTGAATTAGGGACAAATCCAGGTGGGGGCCCAAGCCCCCTTGggtccaaattttatttttttattatatattttatttttgtagttgggCCCTCTTCTAAAACCTTAGGTTTCCCTTCTCTCTAATCAATATAGCTAGTCTAACCCAAATAGAAACtattcaacccaaaaaattaacaaaaacaataaaagcattcacaatggtgattgtattttagcaaaaaaaaaactattttaccaccaaataacaaaaaaatcacGTGTTATAGGAGAaactaaagctaaattttttgtaacAACAGTAAACTAATATAAATAACAGTTAACTGTAAGAAGTTGTTAAAAATTGATAGGGGAGCAGAAAATTAGTCTAACTCCAGTTCGTCCAAAGGTGTCATCCAAAGCCAATTGAGCAAGTTCGACCAAGGATCACCCCAGAAGAAGTAAAAGTGTTCATGGACAATAATACTACTCTTGGTgaagtctcccatggacgatAAAGTCGTCCATGATGAAGGTCGTCCATGGACGACCTTCAGATGTCTATGGACGACCAAACAGTCTTCCACCAGACGGACGAATACGCAACACTTAGAACTTTCGACTCTCTGTAGCGGTTACTAAACCCGCAACTATCTTAACGAATCTATCAAATAAGTTAACTTCCGTTAGCAGTTACAATTTTAGTAGCCGTTGAGGAAGTTAACTCCGAACTcgttggcttccacaaatcttggggaagttattggacaaataaccgtcCCCAGGATCCCTATATAAAGAACCGGTCTGAACCCGACAGAGGTAAGAACTTTTAAGAGACATTACTCCCAAATAGTTGGAATTACATTCCTGTGAGACTAACTTCTACATCGGAGGGGGTTTGGCCGGTCTTCTCCGATCTCCTCTTTGACTGTGTTTGTTTCTTGTAGGCCTTCAATCACTTCAgtagcccaccgaagccagaTCATCTACCTTATTGATTCGAAGCGCTATcagttggcgtcgtctgtggggagaGATTGTTTTGCAACTTTCTTTTCCGTGACAAAGGGTTAGGATGGTCAGGACCAGATCaagggctactagcccaggccGTCAGGGAAGCAGAGGCGCTTCAAGTGATCCCCAGTGTGATCGCCAATCTGCACCAGTCATGCAGACATCGTCTGTTCAGCATGTGCAATTTATGGCGGCTACAATGGCGGAGTTGACTTGCCAAAACCAAGAGTTAAGAATGGAGATCAATCAGAGAAGACAGACACGTGAGGAACGTGAAGGAGGAGGACAAACACAAGGTCATGGCGATAGAGAAAATCCTGAGATTGGAAGTCAGTTAAGAGGCACCGCTTCACAAACGGTACCACACTTGAAagaagaaatggaccaaatgaagaaagtcatggaggaaatgaaagagaacatgAGGAGGACAAATCCTATAGAAGATTTGGTCCACAGAACTGACTCTccctttacggcttccatcaacggtcaTCCTCTACCATCAAAATTCAAACTACCTTCCCTGGATTCGTACGATGGAACGCGTGACCCATTTGACCATATTGCTACTTTCAAGACAACTATGCACCTTCAAGTGGTCCCTGATGAAATcatgtgtagagccttccctaccaccCTTAAAGGCCTGGCGCGATTTTGGTTCAGCAAAATACCTCCAAGTTCTGTAGGTTCTTTCAAAGAGTTAAGCAAATTGTTTGTTAACAACTTCATTGGGGGACAAAGACACAAGTGTTCTTCGTCCAGCTTGCTGACCATAGAGCAAGGGGAGAACGAAAGCCTGCGGTCATTCATCACTCGCTTCAACAAAGAAGCCCTTAGTGCGGATGGGGTAGACGACAAGCTTCTATTGGCTGCCTTCCACAACGGGATTAATTCTGATTTATTTATCCACAAGTTATATGAGAAGGAGCTTCAAACCATGGCTGAGCTTGTCCATTCGGCTCAGAActtcatgaatgcagaagatgcgaTCATAgccaaaaagaggaaaagagctgAAAGGATGGAAGCGCACCCAGCACGCCACTCAGAACAAggccctcgtccaaagaagggacggacggAAGATAAGAAGGAACGATATAATAGGAAGACGGGTCCTTTGGGAAGAAGCCAGAACTATACGCCCCTAAATGCTCCACTTGATCAGGTactcatgcaaatcaaagacgaCACTTCCCTAAAATGGCtagagaagatgaagggagatcccaataagcACAATAAGAGTAAATATTGTCACTTCCACAGGGACCATGGGCATGACACGGATGAATGTTATGACCTGAAACAGCAGATTGAGAAtcttattagacaaggaaagctgagACACTTCGTTGGAAGGGATCATAGAGATGAGaagttgaaaggaaaaatggagGAATCGTCCCAGCCCCCACTAGGAGAGATAAGGATTATTGTTGGAGGAAACTCGATGAGGCAATCTTCCAGGTCGAAGAAGACGTATCTCAAAGTGGTGCAAAACGTCCAGCTCTTTAGACGATCAACAAGGATGAGATTAATGGACAAGCCGGCCATTTCCTTCACCGACGAAGATGCTGAGAGGATCCATCACCCGCATGATGATGCGATTGTCATTACTCTGCTTATTGCAAACTATACAACCAGAAGAGTGTTAGTTGACAATGGAAGTTCAGCAGACATATTGTACTACCCTGCCTTCCAACAGATGAGACTTAGGCAGGATCAACTTCGTCCAGTTTGCTCACCATTGATAGGGTTCGGAGGAATGAAGGTGCAGCTCGTAGGCACCATTACATTACCAGTAGTGGTAGGGTCATACCCGCAGTAGATAACTAGGGAAGTCAATTTCCTCGTGGTGGACTGTTCGTCTTCATACAATGCCATTATTGGAAGACCAACTCTGAACAGTTGGAAGGCGATAACATCTACCTACCATCTATCAGTCAAATTCCCTACGAAATATGGGATAGGGCAAGTACAAGGAGATCAGTTGGCAGCTAGAGAATGCTATTTAGCCATGATGGCTTTGGACGAACAGATGCAGACAATAAGCATTGAGGAAAGAAGGGTTGTTGCAGAGCCTACAGAAGTATTGGAAAATGTTCTTTTACAAGAAGATGATCCCGAGAAATTCACCAGAATTGGAACAGGTATGAAGGAGAAGGCAAGAAAAGACCTCATCCAGTTCCTGAGAAAGAGTATCGATGTTTTCACATGGAGCCATGATGACATTCCGGGAATCAACCCAAGTGTAATCACTCATCGATTGAATGTGTACCCTTTTTTTAAGCCTGTTTGTcagaagaagagggtgtttgcccctgagCGAGATAAGGCAATCAAGGAAGAGGTTCAGAAACTGACCACGGCACAGTTCATTAAGGAAGTCTATTACTCGGATTGGTTAGCCAATGTtgtgatggtgaagaaagcaaatggcaagtggagaatgtgcgtagatttcactgacttgaacaaggcttgtcccaaggatagttatcctttgccacgcattgatcaattggtggactCTACGGCTGGCCATCAGTTGCTGAGTTTCATGGACGCATTCTCAAGATATAATCAGATCAAGATGGATGAAGCTGATCAGGAAAAGATTTCCTTCATTACCAGTCAAGGCTTGTtttgctacaaagtgatgcccttcggtTTGAAGAACGCAGGGGCAACTTATCAAAGGTTGGTAAATCACATGTTTCGTCCACAGATAGGACGGAATGTGGAggtttatgtcgacgacatgcttgtGAAGAGCATAGACGAGGGAAGCCATCTGGACAACCTACAAgaaacctttgaaacacttaggcgatataagatgaagttgaacccaagTAAGTGTGCATTCGGAGTATCGTCGGGAAAGTTTCTGGGGTTCATGGTTTCGCAAAGAGGAATCGAGGCGAATCCAGACAAGATTCAAGCCATATTGGACATGGAGCACCGAAGAATATCAAGGAAGTCCAATCCCTCACTGGACGAGTTACCGCTTTGAACAGGTTTGTTTCGAAAGCCACAGAcaaatgtttacctttcttcAAAGTCCTCAGGAAGGCATTCGAATGGACGGACGAATGTCAAAAGGCCTTCCAAGACCTGAAGGACTATCTCACTACAGCTCCATTATTAAGTCCGTCCGTGCAAGGAGAAGAACTGTACCTATACTTAGCGGTGTCCCCACACGCCGTAAGTTCAGCTTTAATCAGAGAGGAAGGGAAAATACAAAAACCCGTGTACTACACTAGCCGAGCACTTAGAGGAGCAGAGAGAAGGTATCCGCTTATAGAGAAATTGGCTTTTGCACTGATAACAGCTTCTAGGAAGTTAAGACATTACTTCTAAGTTCATGTCATCAACGTTATGACGGACCATCCGctcaagaaggcaatgaacaagctgGAAGCCGCAAGACGGCTGATTCAATGGGCGGTGGAACTTAGTGAATTCAACATTCGGTACCAACTGAGAAATGCAATAAAGGCTCAAGCCCTAGCATATTTCATCGGAGAGTTCACTTCGAGTCATGAGAATCTTGGGGAAGGAGAGTACAATAACAAATGGGTCGTCCATGTAGATGGATCGTCTACATTGTATGCTGGAGGAATAGGAGTTTTTTTGCAGTCGACAGAAGGAGACAAATTAAAGTACAAGGCCCGTTTGCAATACCAGACTACTAATAATGAAGTggagtatgaagcccttttaAAGAGGTTGGAGTTGGCCAAGTCTGTAGAAGCAGACTCAATACTTGTCTTGGGAGACTCTCAATTGGTCATAGGCCAAGTAAATGGGACATGCGAAGCCAAGGAAgacagaatgaagaaatatctaaggaaggtAGTACGCCTTGTaaggaaattcaaaaaagctgattttattcaaatcccaagggaagagaatgTGGAAGTAGATATTCTGGCGAAGGAAGCGTCTGCGAATGAAGCGTTGGACGAGTTGGATGAAGTACACTACATGCCAAGTATAGACCTTCCAGAAATGCTGCAGATAGAGGGTGACagaaattggatgaccccaatAGTGTCATACTTGAAGGACGGAAGGCTTccagaagagaaggacgaaGCTAGGAAGCTTAGGGTCAAATCAGCCAAGTACGTACTTATGGACGAAATGTTATACAAAAAaggtttttcccagcctctcttAAGATGTTTGGCTCTGGACGAGGCAAACTACATGTTGAGGGAGGTTCATGAAGGAGCATGTGGAAACCATTCGGGAGCCAGATCACTCGTCCATAAAGTCATCCGTAGCGGattctattggccaaccatccaAGCTGATGCTAAGGCATATGTCAAAGTATGTGATCAATGTCAACGCTTTAGCAACATTCCCAGACAGCCAGCAGAGTATCTCACACCAATGATGGCCCCTTGGCCTTTCGCGCAATGGggactagacattttggggcccTTTCCAACTGGAACTCGGCAAATGAAGTTTCTGGTGGTAggaatagattacttcacaaaatgggtggaagccgaaCCCTTAGCAAAAATTACGCAACAGAATGTCAAGAACTTCGtttggaagaacattgtatgcaaATAAGGGGTACCTAGAGTACTAGTGTCTGACAATGGACGACAGTTTGACAACACACCTTTCAGGGAATTTTGTGAACAGCTTGGAATGAAGAACCATTACTCCTTACCCTCCCACCCGCAGGCCAATGGCCAGGCAGAAgtagcaaaccgatccttgttgaagatcatcaagactcggctcgaaggGACAAAGGGAGTATGGCCGGATGAGTTACCAGGTGTTTTATGGGCTTATAGAACGACAGTGAAAACTCCAACAGGGGAAACTCCTTTTAAACTAGCCTATGGAAGTGAGGCAGTTATACCGGCAGAAGTACGCATGACGAGCCACAGGGTGAGGAAGTATTAAGCTGAAGAAAACGAAGAACAGCTCCGTCTTAACCTTGACCTTATGGACGAAGTCAGGATGGATGCAGAACAGAGGACAGCGAGGTACAAGAATCTCATGGCAAGACAATATGATGCaatggtgaagcctaggcgtttcaacATCGAGGATCTTGTCCTGAAGAGGGTTACCTTGGCAACAAGAAACCCGGCCTATGGGAAACTTGGGCCAAATTaggaaggaccttatagggtTATCAACTGTAAGAGGCAAGGATCCTATTATTTGGAAGTTTTGGATGGGCGGAGGCTGgaacacccttggaatgttgagcacctAAGGAAATACCATCAATAAGTGCTGACTCTTAACAAAAGTGTCCTTGGACGAGATACCTGGACGAGCAGAAGTGTACTACTATTGTgtgttttaagtattttaataatcccttagaaagtacattagtgttttcacttttgtgctattcatggacgagttggtttgtatttttaattcaataaggCACTAGCTCACGAGCATGTGCCATGCCTATGGACGAATGTTTACATAAGCttggattttcaaatatatatatgatgtgttTTCAAGTATATTATTGGAATCCTTTGTATGTTCATTTAGATTGatccacaaaaaagaaagataagcaTGGACGAATGAAATCCTTGGACGCGAGGATATATCGTCCATAAGCTttcctcaaaaggaaaaatgaaacaaaGTATATCCGTCCAAAGCATGAGACGAGATGAAACCTGAGCTAAAAATGAAGCAAAGGTACATCCGTCCAGAGCATAAGACGAGATGAAAACTAAGTTAAGGGTATATCCGTCTAAAGCTCAAGACGAGATGAAATCCAAGAAGTGTCCGTCCAAGACACGGACGAACAAAGACTTCAAAACTAGCTTAACAATCCATTGCATTGGACGAGAAATCGCTGGGAAGTCTAATCAAGGACGACAAAATGATCGTCCATAATTTTTAATGAtgaataaaatctaataaaaaaggAAGTCATTCATAGACGAACTATACATAAGCTGAAAGGAATCAATTTGCTCTATCTTGatgatgtaataaaaaattcaccCCCATACTCAAGACGAGGCGAACTGAATTCCTGGGTGGACGAACCACATAATCT of the Quercus robur chromosome 10, dhQueRobu3.1, whole genome shotgun sequence genome contains:
- the LOC126703861 gene encoding uncharacterized protein LOC126703861 — its product is MTDHPLKKAMNKLEAARRLIQWAVELSEFNIRYQLRNAIKAQALAYFIGEFTSSHENLGEGEYNNKWVVHVDGSSTLYAGGIGVFLQSTEGDKLKYKARLQYQTTNNEVEYEALLKRLELAKSVEADSILVLGDSQLVIGQVNGTCEAKEDRMKKYLRKVVRLVRKFKKADFIQIPREENVEVDILAKEASANEALDELDEVHYMPSIDLPEMLQIEGDRNWMTPIVSYLKDGRLPEEKDEARKLRVKSAKYVLMDEMLYKKGFSQPLLRCLALDEANYMLREVHEGACGNHSGARSLVHKVIRSGFYWPTIQADAKAYVKVCDQCQRFSNIPRQPAEYLTPMMAPWPFAQWGLDILGPFPTGTRQMKFLVVGIDYFTKWVEAEPLAKITQQNVKNFVWKNILGMKNHYSLPSHPQANGQAEVANRSLLKIIKTRLEGTKGVWPDELPGVLWAYRTTVKTPTGETPFKLAYGSEAVIPAEVRMTSHRVRKY
- the LOC126703860 gene encoding uncharacterized protein LOC126703860 — encoded protein: MEEMKENMRRTNPIEDLVHRTDSPFTASINGHPLPSKFKLPSLDSYDGTRDPFDHIATFKTTMHLQVVPDEIMCRAFPTTLKGLARFWFSKIPPSSVGSFKELSKLFVNNFIGGQRHKCSSSSLLTIEQGENESLRSFITRFNKEALSADGVDDKLLLAAFHNGINSDLFIHKLYEKELQTMAELVHSAQNFMNAEDAIIAKKRKRAERMEAHPARHSEQGPRPKKGRTEDKKERYNRKTGPLGRSQNYTPLNAPLDQVLMQIKDDTSLKWLEKMKGDPNKHNKSKYCHFHRDHGHDTDECYDLKQQIENLIRQGKLRHFVGRDHRDEKLKGKMEESSQPPLGEIRIIVGGNSMRQSSRSKKTYLKVVQNVQLFRRSTRMRLMDKPAISFTDEDAERIHHPHDDAIVITLLIANYTTRRVLVDNGSSADILYYPAFQQMRLRQDQLRPVCSPLIGFGGMKVQLVGTITLPVVVGSYPQ